A genomic region of Dickeya solani IPO 2222 contains the following coding sequences:
- the araG gene encoding L-arabinose ABC transporter ATP-binding protein AraG codes for MTVQSPYLSFRGIGKVFPGVKALDDISFDCHAGQIHALMGENGAGKSTLLKILSGNYSPSQGEIHIKGQPVRFANTMDALNAGVAIIYQELHLVPEMTVAENIYLGQLPHKGGLVNRSLLRYESRLQLEHLGLDIDPDTPLKYLSIGQWQMVEIAKALARNAKIIAFDEPTSSLSAREIEQLFRVIRELRSEGRVILYVSHRMEEIFTLSDAITVFKDGRYVKTFADMQQVDHEQLVQAMVGRNLGDIYGYQPRPHGDPRLELQAVKAVGVKSPISLSVRSGEIVGLFGLVGAGRSELMKALFGATGITSGEVRLDGQALHARSPGDAIRHGLMLCPEDRKADGIIPVHSVRDNINISARRKHIKSGFIINDAWEEENADRHIQALNIKTPSPAQLIMNLSGGNQQKAILGRWLSEEMKVIMLDEPTRGIDVGAKHEIYHVIYELARQGIAVLFASSDLPEVLGLADRIVVMREGAISGELLHDEASEQKVLSLAMLKTTATEPAVA; via the coding sequence ATGACCGTACAGTCACCTTATTTATCTTTCCGCGGGATCGGCAAGGTTTTTCCCGGTGTCAAGGCACTGGATGACATCAGTTTCGACTGCCATGCCGGACAAATCCATGCGCTGATGGGGGAAAACGGCGCGGGAAAATCCACATTGCTGAAAATTTTGAGCGGCAATTACTCGCCGTCACAGGGAGAAATTCATATTAAAGGGCAGCCGGTGCGCTTCGCCAATACGATGGATGCGCTGAACGCCGGGGTGGCGATTATCTACCAGGAGCTGCATCTGGTGCCGGAAATGACGGTGGCGGAGAACATCTATCTGGGACAGCTGCCGCACAAAGGCGGGCTGGTGAATCGCTCATTGCTGCGTTATGAATCGCGTTTGCAACTGGAACATCTGGGGTTGGATATCGACCCGGATACGCCGCTGAAATACCTGTCCATCGGCCAATGGCAGATGGTGGAGATCGCTAAGGCGCTGGCGCGCAACGCCAAGATCATCGCCTTTGACGAGCCAACCAGCTCGCTGTCGGCGCGGGAAATCGAACAGCTGTTCCGGGTGATCCGCGAGTTGCGCAGCGAAGGCCGGGTGATTCTGTATGTGTCGCACCGTATGGAGGAAATCTTTACTCTCAGCGATGCCATTACCGTGTTCAAAGACGGGCGTTATGTCAAAACCTTCGCCGACATGCAGCAGGTTGACCATGAACAGTTGGTGCAGGCGATGGTGGGCCGCAATCTGGGCGACATCTACGGCTATCAGCCGCGTCCGCATGGCGACCCGCGGCTGGAATTGCAGGCGGTGAAAGCGGTCGGGGTGAAGTCGCCGATTTCGTTGTCGGTGCGCAGCGGCGAAATTGTCGGCCTGTTCGGGCTGGTGGGCGCCGGGCGCAGCGAACTGATGAAGGCGCTGTTCGGCGCTACCGGCATTACCAGCGGCGAGGTGCGGCTGGATGGGCAGGCGTTGCACGCCCGTTCGCCCGGCGACGCGATCCGCCACGGGCTGATGCTGTGCCCGGAGGACCGTAAAGCCGACGGCATCATTCCGGTACATTCTGTGCGGGATAACATCAATATCAGCGCCCGCCGCAAACATATCAAAAGCGGCTTTATCATCAATGACGCCTGGGAGGAGGAAAACGCCGACCGCCATATTCAGGCGCTGAATATCAAAACGCCGTCGCCGGCGCAGTTGATCATGAACCTGTCCGGCGGCAACCAGCAGAAGGCGATTCTCGGCCGCTGGCTGTCGGAAGAGATGAAAGTGATCATGCTGGACGAACCGACCCGCGGCATTGACGTCGGCGCCAAGCACGAGATTTACCACGTGATTTATGAACTGGCCCGTCAGGGTATTGCAGTGCTGTTTGCGTCCAGTGACCTGCCCGAAGTGCTGGGGCTGGCGGACCGCATCGTGGTGATGCGCGAGGGCGCCATTTCCGGCGAACTGCTGCACGATGAGGCCAGCGAACAGAAGGTCCTGAGTCTGGCGATGTTGAAAACGACCGCCACTGAACCCGCGGTTGCCTGA
- the araH gene encoding L-arabinose ABC transporter permease AraH, giving the protein MSTVSSPSHASKSQGLSLSRIWDNYGMLVVFAALFLACMLFVPNFATFINMKGLGLAISMSGMVACGMLFCLASGDFDLSVASVIACAGVTTAVVINASESLWLGVGAGLLLGVAFGLLNGFVIAQLKINALITTLATMQIVRGLAYIISDGKAVGIEDERFFTLGYANWLGLPAPIWLTVFCMVLFGLLLNKTTFGRNTLAIGGNEEAARLAGVPVVRTKIIIFGLSGLVSAAAGIILASRMTSGQPMTSIGYELIVISACVLGGVSLKGGIGKISYVVAGVLILGTVENAMNLLNISPFAQYVVRGLILLAAVIFDRYKQLAKKTV; this is encoded by the coding sequence ATGTCTACGGTGAGTTCCCCTTCCCACGCCAGCAAATCTCAAGGCCTCAGCCTGTCCCGCATCTGGGATAACTACGGCATGTTGGTGGTGTTTGCTGCGCTGTTCCTGGCCTGTATGTTATTCGTACCGAATTTCGCCACCTTCATCAACATGAAAGGGTTGGGGCTGGCGATTTCCATGTCGGGCATGGTGGCCTGCGGCATGCTGTTTTGTCTGGCTTCCGGCGATTTCGACCTGTCGGTCGCCTCGGTGATTGCCTGCGCCGGCGTGACCACCGCCGTGGTGATCAACGCCAGCGAAAGCCTGTGGCTGGGCGTTGGCGCCGGGCTGTTGCTGGGTGTGGCGTTCGGCCTGCTCAATGGCTTTGTTATCGCCCAACTAAAAATCAACGCCCTGATCACCACGCTGGCCACCATGCAGATTGTGCGCGGTCTGGCGTACATCATTTCTGACGGTAAGGCGGTCGGTATCGAAGACGAGCGCTTTTTCACCCTGGGATACGCTAACTGGCTGGGATTGCCGGCGCCGATCTGGCTGACGGTTTTCTGCATGGTGCTGTTCGGTTTGCTGCTGAACAAGACCACCTTTGGCCGCAACACGCTGGCGATCGGCGGTAACGAGGAGGCTGCGCGGCTGGCTGGGGTGCCGGTGGTGCGGACCAAAATCATTATTTTCGGCCTGTCCGGGCTGGTTTCCGCCGCAGCGGGCATCATCCTGGCGTCGCGCATGACCAGCGGCCAGCCGATGACGTCGATCGGTTATGAATTGATCGTGATTTCGGCCTGCGTACTGGGCGGTGTGTCACTGAAAGGCGGCATCGGCAAGATATCCTATGTGGTGGCCGGGGTGTTGATTCTGGGGACGGTGGAAAACGCCATGAACCTGCTGAATATTTCGCCTTTTGCCCAGTATGTGGTGCGTGGTCTGATTCTGCTGGCGGCGGTGATCTTTGACCGCTACAAGCAACTGGCGAAGAAAACGGTTTGA
- the araC gene encoding arabinose operon transcriptional regulator AraC, protein MYHRMAHESQPNPLLPGYAFNAYLVAGLTPILAGGPLDFFIDRPDGMKGYIINLTIKGQGKVLDGDDTFFCNPGDLLLFPPRSRHYYGRAPGSENWYHRWVYFRPRAYWADWLEWHSKGCDVGRLTLSSTGLLQEFDKLFANIEQTHRSGRRFAEELAMNLLERLLLRAMEEDPQSPQRIMDPRVIEACQFITGNLAGELRIDEVARHVCLSPSRLAHLFREQVGVNILRWREDQRVIRAKLLLQTTQESIAAVGRVVGYDDQLYFSRVFRKRVGVSPSDFRRRNSEIHHPALEKPAEAAIWRGESPALHPWVVTP, encoded by the coding sequence ATGTATCACCGCATGGCGCATGAGTCCCAGCCCAACCCGTTGCTGCCCGGTTATGCGTTTAACGCCTATCTGGTGGCCGGGCTGACGCCGATTCTGGCGGGCGGGCCGCTGGATTTCTTTATCGATCGCCCGGATGGCATGAAAGGTTACATCATTAACCTGACCATTAAGGGACAGGGTAAGGTGCTGGATGGCGATGACACCTTTTTCTGCAATCCTGGCGATCTGCTGCTGTTTCCACCCCGGTCGCGCCACTATTACGGCCGCGCGCCCGGTAGCGAAAACTGGTATCACCGCTGGGTTTATTTCCGGCCTCGCGCTTACTGGGCCGACTGGCTGGAGTGGCACAGCAAAGGGTGTGACGTCGGGCGGCTGACGCTGTCCAGCACCGGATTGTTGCAGGAGTTTGACAAGCTGTTCGCCAATATCGAGCAGACTCACCGTTCCGGCCGGCGTTTTGCCGAAGAGCTGGCGATGAATCTGCTGGAACGCCTGCTGCTGCGTGCGATGGAAGAAGATCCGCAGAGCCCGCAGCGCATTATGGACCCTAGGGTGATCGAAGCGTGCCAGTTCATTACCGGCAACCTGGCTGGAGAACTGCGTATCGATGAGGTGGCGCGCCACGTTTGTCTGTCGCCGTCGCGGCTGGCGCATCTGTTCCGCGAACAGGTGGGGGTGAATATTCTGCGCTGGCGGGAAGACCAACGGGTGATTCGCGCCAAACTGCTGCTACAGACCACGCAGGAATCAATCGCTGCCGTCGGGCGGGTGGTCGGCTATGACGACCAACTCTATTTTTCCCGCGTATTCCGCAAACGGGTGGGGGTCAGCCCCAGTGATTTTCGCCGCCGCAACAGTGAAATCCATCATCCGGCGCTGGAAAAACCCGCGGAAGCGGCCATCTGGCGAGGGGAATCACCCGCGCTGCATCCGTGGGTCGTCACGCCGTAA
- a CDS encoding oxidoreductase produces MTDIIRVGLLGYGYASKTFHAPLIAATSGMKLAAVSSSDAGKVQADWPSMRVVREPQELFNDSDIDLIVIPTPNDTHFPLARQALAAGKHVVVDKPFTVTLSQARELHQQAEHVGKLLSVFHNRRWDSDFLTLKQLLKTGVLGDVVYMESAFDRYRPEVRQRWREDGGEGSGIWYDLAPHLIDQVLQLFGLPVAIQADLAQLRPGSKSTDYFHATLIYPQRRVVVHSTMLAAAESARYIVHGTQGSYVKFGLDPQEDRLKEGEKPQAHSDWGQDSRDGILTLHRDGVLTEQTVPTIPGHYQSYYAEIRSALLGRGDNPVPVEQAINVMELIELGLTSHEQKKAMTLKNN; encoded by the coding sequence ATGACGGATATCATCCGTGTTGGTTTGCTGGGCTATGGCTATGCCAGTAAGACGTTTCATGCGCCGCTGATTGCCGCCACGTCAGGAATGAAACTGGCGGCAGTGTCCAGCAGTGATGCTGGGAAGGTTCAGGCTGACTGGCCCTCAATGCGGGTTGTGCGCGAGCCGCAGGAATTGTTCAATGATTCGGATATCGACCTGATCGTAATACCCACCCCGAATGACACCCATTTCCCGTTGGCGCGTCAGGCGCTGGCTGCCGGCAAGCATGTGGTGGTCGATAAACCCTTCACCGTGACGTTGTCACAAGCGCGAGAGCTGCATCAGCAGGCGGAGCATGTGGGCAAACTGCTTTCCGTCTTTCATAACCGGCGCTGGGACAGCGATTTTCTGACGCTGAAGCAATTGCTGAAAACCGGCGTGCTGGGCGATGTGGTGTACATGGAGTCCGCATTTGACCGTTATCGCCCGGAAGTACGCCAGCGCTGGCGCGAAGACGGCGGCGAAGGCAGCGGCATCTGGTACGATTTGGCTCCGCATCTGATTGATCAGGTGTTGCAGTTATTCGGTCTGCCGGTGGCGATTCAGGCCGATCTGGCGCAACTGCGGCCGGGCAGCAAGTCCACGGATTACTTCCACGCCACCTTGATCTATCCCCAGCGCCGGGTGGTGGTGCACAGCACCATGCTGGCGGCGGCGGAAAGCGCCCGTTATATCGTCCACGGCACCCAGGGTAGTTATGTGAAATTCGGTCTTGACCCACAGGAAGATAGGCTGAAAGAAGGCGAGAAGCCGCAAGCCCATAGCGACTGGGGGCAGGACAGTCGCGACGGCATTCTGACGCTGCACCGTGACGGCGTGCTGACGGAGCAGACGGTGCCTACCATCCCCGGGCATTATCAATCCTATTACGCCGAGATTCGTAGTGCGTTGCTGGGACGTGGCGACAACCCGGTGCCGGTCGAGCAGGCCATCAACGTGATGGAGCTGATTGAGCTGGGGCTGACCTCTCATGAACAGAAAAAGGCGATGACCCTGAAAAACAACTAA
- a CDS encoding bile acid:sodium symporter family protein has translation MAWLQRLKIDKFLLVLIAVVITASIFPCEGAAKVFFENLTNAAIALLFFMHGAKLSRDAITAGMGHWRLHLVVFASTFILFPLLGIGMAFLSPQILTPGLYLGFLYLCALPATVQSAIAFTSMARGNVAAAICSASASSILGVFLSPVLVGLLMHTQGGQTDTLHAIGSIIMQLMVPFVIGHLSRPLIGGWVDRHRKLINITDRSSILLVVYVAFSEAVVQGIWHQINGWSLLAVVVCSLVLLGIVLVCTTLAARKLGFSTPDEITIVFCGSKKSLANGIPMANVLFPAAAVGAMVLPLMIFHQIQLMVCATLAQRYAKRTAPSGDSAAATEK, from the coding sequence ATGGCATGGTTACAACGCTTAAAAATTGACAAATTTTTGCTGGTTTTGATTGCGGTGGTGATCACCGCATCTATTTTCCCGTGCGAAGGCGCGGCCAAGGTTTTCTTTGAGAACCTGACTAATGCGGCAATCGCACTGCTGTTTTTCATGCATGGCGCCAAGCTGTCCCGTGACGCTATTACCGCCGGGATGGGCCATTGGCGTTTGCATCTGGTGGTGTTTGCCAGCACCTTCATCCTGTTCCCGCTGTTGGGGATTGGCATGGCGTTTCTGTCGCCGCAGATATTAACGCCGGGGTTGTATCTCGGTTTCCTGTATCTGTGTGCGCTGCCGGCGACCGTGCAGTCCGCCATTGCGTTTACCTCTATGGCGCGTGGCAACGTGGCCGCCGCTATCTGCAGCGCCTCGGCGTCCAGCATTCTCGGGGTTTTTCTGTCGCCGGTACTGGTCGGCTTGCTAATGCATACCCAGGGAGGGCAAACTGATACGCTGCATGCAATCGGTTCGATTATCATGCAGTTGATGGTGCCGTTTGTTATCGGTCATCTGTCTCGTCCGCTGATTGGTGGTTGGGTTGATCGCCATCGTAAACTGATCAATATCACTGACCGGTCATCGATTCTTTTAGTAGTGTATGTGGCGTTCAGCGAGGCGGTGGTACAGGGGATCTGGCACCAGATTAATGGCTGGTCGCTGTTGGCGGTGGTGGTGTGTTCGTTGGTGCTGCTGGGAATTGTGCTGGTTTGCACTACGCTGGCGGCGCGTAAACTGGGATTCAGTACCCCGGATGAAATCACCATCGTGTTCTGTGGATCGAAAAAGAGTCTGGCGAACGGTATACCAATGGCGAATGTGCTGTTCCCCGCGGCGGCAGTGGGCGCGATGGTGTTGCCGCTGATGATTTTCCACCAGATCCAGCTGATGGTGTGCGCGACGCTGGCACAGCGGTATGCGAAGCGCACCGCACCGTCGGGTGATTCAGCAGCGGCGACCGAAAAATAA
- a CDS encoding SgcJ/EcaC family oxidoreductase: MYKKVLLSLSLLSAVATSQAYAANTETCVKTDEKAIASLFDRWNASLQTGDAKKVNANYAADAVLLPTLSGKMRTTDAERIDYFEHFLPKKPVGKIDNRVIKIGCNEALDIGNYTFTFGDKSQAKARYTYTYAFTDGKWLISSHHSSVRPQD, translated from the coding sequence ATGTATAAAAAAGTTTTGCTTTCACTGAGTTTGCTCAGTGCTGTCGCCACTTCCCAGGCTTATGCCGCCAACACCGAAACCTGTGTCAAGACTGACGAGAAAGCTATCGCCAGTCTGTTTGATCGCTGGAATGCATCGCTGCAGACCGGTGATGCCAAGAAAGTTAACGCCAATTATGCCGCTGATGCAGTATTACTGCCGACACTGTCTGGAAAAATGCGTACAACAGATGCTGAACGTATTGATTACTTTGAGCATTTCTTACCGAAAAAACCTGTTGGTAAAATTGATAACCGCGTTATCAAAATCGGTTGTAACGAAGCATTGGATATCGGTAACTACACCTTTACCTTCGGCGATAAGTCACAGGCTAAAGCGCGTTACACCTATACCTATGCCTTCACCGATGGCAAATGGTTGATTAGCAGCCATCACTCGTCTGTACGGCCGCAGGACTGA